In Candidatus Contubernalis alkalaceticus, the genomic window GAACAGTTAATGATTTGAGTAAAAAGTTAAACGGCCAGGATCCCATTGAATGGGCAAAGAAATACATAGCAGAGCTGAATCAAAAAGAGAAGGAAGAAAAGCTTGATGTGTTGGTAAAGTACTCACCTTCCAAGGTCATTACGAAAGATGAACAGCGCTCTTTTAACGGTGGTTATCTTTTTCTTCAACAAATATACTATCAACTTGGCCTTCACAAAATATGTAAAGAAATGTTAGGAAAATACAAGGTTACATATGACCTAAACTCCATACTCTCCAGATTGATTTACGGAAGAATAATCTTCCCTTCATCTAAGCTCGCCACTTACCAACTTTCCTCAAGATTTATAGAACAACCTAACTTTGAACTTCAACATATATACAGAGCTCTTGAAGTTATTGCTAAGGAAACGGATTTTTTACAATCATCCTTGTACAACAACAGTTTAAAAGTTTCTAAGAGAAATACTGGTGTACTTTATTATGATTGCACCAATTATTTTTTTGAAATTGAACAGGCAGATGGCGATAAGCAATACGGTCCATCAAAAGAGCATAGACCAAACCCAATCATTCAAATGGGCCTATTTATGGATGGAGACGGTATCCCTCTTGCATTTAGCATCAACAAAGGAAATACAAATGAACAATTAACACTAAAACCCTTAGAAAAGAAAATTCTATCTGATTTTAATCTTTCTAAATTTATCGTATGTACCGATGCCGGTCTAGCGTCCAAAAATAACAGAAAATTTAACGACAGGGAAGAACGAGCATTTATTACAACTCAATCAATTAAGAAATTAAAAGCACATCTAAAAAAATGGGCACTTGATCCAAACGAATGGCACCTCTCTAACGATGTAAAAACCTATGACATCTCTAAACTAGATGATGAGAAAGCTAAAAATAAAATGTTTTACAAAGAACGTTGGATTAAAGAAAATGACCTTGAACAAAAAATCATTGTGACGTACTCTATCAAGTATAGAGATTATCAAAGAAAAATCCGTAATTCACAGATAGAACGTGCACAAAAAACAATAGATTCAAATCCTACAAAAATAAAAAAATGTAATCAGAATGATTGCAGAAGATTTATTAAAAAAACTAATTTTACTCCTGATGGAGAAATTGCTGAAAAAGAAATATACAGTATTGATACAGAGGTTATCGCTAAAGAAGAAGCCTTTGATGGGTTTTATGCTGTATGTACAAACCTTGAGGATGATGCTTCTGAAATAATTAAAGTAAACAATAGACGATGGGAGATTGAAGAATGTTTTAGAATTATGAAAAGTGAATTTAAAGCCAGACCTGTTTATTTAAGCCGTGATGACAGAATAGAAGCACATTTTACAACTTGCTTTATATCCTTAATTATTTACAGATTATTGGAAAAAAAGCTTGGTGAGAAATATACCTGCAGTGAAATAATTAGAGGATTAAAGGATATGAACTTTCATGAAATAAAGGGGGAGGGTTACACTCCAACATATACGAGAACTGACTTTACTGATGATTTACATGAGGCATTTGATTTCCGTACAGACTACCAGATTATAAAAACAAAACAAATGAAAAAAATTTTTAAAGCGACAAAAAAATAAAAACATTACTCACTTTTTTGAATACAAAAAAAGCTTGATAATCCTTGTAAATCAGGGATCATCAAGCTTTTTGCTTGTAACAACTGTCAAAGACGAGATATTACTATACTTTCATGCTTTTGTCAACACTAAAAACTGATTTCCTCAAGAAATTTGGTCTGGTTCCTGCCGGGACCTACAGAAACAATGGAAACAGGAACATTTGCCAGCTCTTCAATACGTTTTACATAAGCAATTGCCTGAGGGGGGAAGTCTTCGTACCTATCAATTTTAGACAGATCCTGAGTCCAACCCTCCATTTCCTCATAAATGGGCTTACACTTTTCCAGGACTCCCAGGCTTGCCGGCCATTCCTTTATCACCTTTCCATCCAATTCATAACCAGTGCAGATTTTTACTGTGGGAAGGCCGCTAAGCACATCCAGCTTGGTTATAGCTAGATGAGTCAAAGCATTCAGGCGGCGGGCATGCCTCATCACCACTGCGTCCATCCAACCAATCCTTCGGGGCCGGCCTGTAGTTGTGCCGTATTCTCCTCCGGCTTCCCTAAGGCTGTCTGCCAGTTCACCAAAAAGTTCTGTTGAAAAAGGGCCTTCCCCTACTCGAGTTGTATAAGCTTTAACCACTCCTACCACCTTATCAATCCTGCCCGGGCCTATTCCTGCACCCACACATACTGCTCCCGCTGTAGGATTTGAGGAGGTAACAAAGGGATAGGTGCCATGGTCGATATCCAGCATAACTCCCTGAGCTCCCTCAAACAATACCGATTCCCCCTGCTCAACCGCCTGGTCGATTAAAATTGAGGTATCTGCCACTTTATCCTTCAACAGAAGGGCATATTGGCTGTATTCTTCAAATATTTCCTCAAAATTCATAGATTCTACGCCATATATTTTTTCAAAAATTTCATTCTTTGATTCCAGAACTGTTTTTAACCGGAGGGAAAACTCCTCCGGGTTAATCAACTCTCCTATGCGAATCCCTGTACGGGATATTTTATCAAAGTAAGCTGGGCCGATGCCCCTTTTAGTGGTGCCAATCTTGATCTGACGCTTTTCCTCCTCCAGAGTGTCCAGCCTTCTATGATAAGGCATAATCACGTGAGCCCGGTCACTGATTTTAATACAGGAGGTATCGATACCCTGTATTTCCAGGCCTTTTATTTCATTTATCAGAACCTCCGGGTCTATTACCAATCCATTTCCAATGATACTTATGGTCCCAGGATTAAAGACTCCCGAGGGAATCAAGTGAAGTTTATAGGTTTTGTCTTCGATCACGATGGTATGACCGGCATTGTTTCCCCCTTGAAAACGCACTACCAAACCGGCTTTCTCCGCCAGTATATCAGTAATTTTACCTTTTCCCTCATCTCCCCATTGTGTTCCCACCACTACTATGGTACCCAAATACAAAACCTCCCGAATCCAAAATTTTAACTGCTCCTGTGTTTCTTTAAAGAATTGATTCGTTTAAAATTGCTGTAATTAGACATAAACAAACGGGTTAGACCCCTTTTGATTCATAATGCAGTCAATTCTTTCTAATGAATTTAAGACTACCTTACTTATATATGTCCAGCTGATTAAAATATGTTCTTTTCTTTTTACATTAAAACATCAACCTACGAGATAATAACAGAACCTCCCCATTCTGTCAAGCAGTGAAACCCGTCAGACCAGCCTTATTGAAAGGCTAAAACTCTAAGTCCCCGTTTCCTGCATGTGCTCCGCTGATGCATTTTGAAAACGGGTAAAGGAATCCTGAAAAACAAGACGAATAGTGCCTGTAGGGCCATTCCTCTGCTTGGCAACAATTATCTCTGCTATATTCTTGTCCTGGGAATCCTGTCGATAATAATCATCCCGATATATAAAGGCTACCAGATCAGCATTAGCCTCAATGCCACCGGATTCCAACAGGTCGCTCAAAACAGGCCTCTTATCGTTCCGGGTCTCCACCGCTCGGCTCAGCTGAGAAAGGGCTACAATGGGTACATTCAATTCCTTAGCCAGGGCCTTGAGAGAACGGGAAATTAAAGAAATTTCCTGCTGCCGGTTTTCTTGTCTCCCATGGGACTGCATAAGCTGCAGATAATCCACAAATATAATGCTAAGCCCATGCTCTGCCATCAGCCGTCGGGATTTGGCCCGCATTTCCATTACGCTTATAGCCGGGGTATCATCAATATAAATAGGAGCTTCTGCCAGAGGCCCTACGGCCCGAACCAGCTTGGGCCAATCATCTCCTGTTAAAAAACCTCTGCGCAGACGATGGGCATCTATCCCTGCCTGAGAGCAGAGCATACGCATAACCAGCTGCTCCTTAGACATTTCCAGGCTGAAAATTGCCACAGGGAGTTTTTGTCGGGTGCCAACATTTTGAGCCATGTTCAGAGCCAAAGTGGTCTTACCCATAGCTGGCCTTGCAGCAACAATAATCAGGTCGGAATTTTGAAAACCCGCAGTCATATTATCCAGGTCCACAAATCCCGTGGGTACTCCAGTTATCCCCTTTTTGTGCTCATACAGATATTCGATGCGCTCAAAGGTTTCCATAAGAATGTCTTTGATAACCACATAGCCCCTCTGATCACCCCGGTTGGCCACCTGAAAGATCATCTTTTCCGACTCATCCAATATTTCATCCAGCTCTCGTCCCCCGTCATAACACCGGCTGACAATCTGTGAAGAGACACCAATCAGCTGCCTGAGCACTGCCTTCTCCCTTACTATGGAAGCATAGGTTACTATGTTGGCAGCTGTGGGCACCATATCCACCACTTGAGTCAGGTATGATACTCCCCCTACCAGTTCCAATTGGTTATTCTGGCGGAGTTCTTCACTTAAAGTCACCAGATCTACCGGTTCCCCACGATCCGAGAGATTCAGCATAGCTTCAAAAATTTTCTGATGTATTTCCCTATAAAAATCCTGGGGTTTTAAATGTTCCGATCCGGCAATAATAGCCTCCCGTTCCAGAAGCATGGAGCCCAGCACCGATTGTTCTGCCTCCAGGCTGTGTGGAGGGACCTTATCTAACAAATTACTCATTTTTGATATCCTCGAAATTTATTATTTTTGTTTCAAAAAATTTGCTCTAGAAGCTCTTTAGCAGTTGAGACCCCTATCACTTGAATTTCACTAAACCGGGTGTGAACATCTTTAAGGTTGGCCTTCGGTATAAATATTTTGCTTATTCCCGCCTGTTTAGCGCCGTAGATTTTTTCCTGTATGCCTCCCACAGGCTTTATTGTGCCCTGCAGGGATATTTCTCCAGTTACGGCCAGATCGGTTTTAATGGGCAGGTCTTTTAAAGCGCTGTACATGGCCGCTAAAATAGCTGCCCCCGCCGAGGGCCCCTCTATGTTTCCCCCTCCAACCACATTTACATGAAGGCCATAGTCATTTAAATCCTGGCCCGTAAGCCTTTTAATAGCGGTTACGGCATTAAAAACGGAATCCCTGGCCATGGAACCGGCGGTATCATTGAACCTTATACTCCCCTTGCCGTTGGAGGAGGGAAATACGGCTGCTTCAATCTCCAGAACCACGCCTACATAACCAAAGGAACCCAGCCCAAATATTTTTCCTGACTGTTCTTTTGACCCGGCTTTAACAGGAGCATGGGGAGCAAGACGGGCAGTTTGTAACACTTTATAGACTTCTTCCGACTTTATCTGAACATTGGTGTCCTTTGGATTGGCGGCCTCACCCACCTGTTCATAAAGGGCCAGTCCGTAAGCATCAGCCAATATATTGATGGCCTTTCGTCCTTCGATAGTGTATTCACTGATGATACCCGGTACTTCCGGGGACAGTTCCACCTTCAGTTTTCCGGCAGCCCCAATAATAATTGCTTTAATATCTTCAGGCCCCAGGGGCTCAAAATATACTTCGGTGCAGCGAGAACGCAGGGCCGGAGATATCTTCGAGGGGCTTCGGGTGGTTGCTCCAATTAGAATAAAGTCTGCTGGAGCTCCTTCATCAAAAAGCTTCTTTATATATTGAGGAATGTTTTCATCGCTGGGGTCATAATAAGCAGAATCAAAGAAAACCCGTTTATCTTCCAGCACCTTTAAGAGTTTACTCTGCAGATGCAGGTCCATTTCCCCAATTTCATCAATAAACAATACTCCTCCATGGGCATCAGTAACCAGCCCCGGTTTCGGCTCAGGGATGCCCCCTTCCACCAGGTCTCTTTTTGCCCCCTGATAAATTGGATCATGCACGGAACCGGTAAGAGGATTTGTTGCTTCCCGAGGATCCCAACGCAATGTGGTGGCATCCACCTCTTCGAAGGGAGCTTCCCTCTCAAAAGGGGTATAGGAAAGTTCTTTAGCCGCCTGAAGCGCCAACCGGGCTGCAGTGGTTTTCCCTACCCCCGGCGGTCCATACAAAAGAATATGCTGAGGATAAGGGGCTGCCAATTTGGACAGCAGGGACTTGACTGCACTGCTCTGGCCTACAATTTCCTGCAGAACAGAAGGACGCAGTACCTCCATTATGGAACGGGAAAGCCGAACATGTTCTTTTTTTTCCAGAACCGCCAGCTTTTTCAGGGTCTGTGAATTTTCAGCGCTCTCCTGTTCAGTTAAAATTTGTTTTTTTAAATCCTGCATATACTCATCATGTTTTTCCTGCATCTTTTTGTTAATTTTTCTCTGCAGGGAATCCTCCAGAGATTGCCGTGCCAATAAATCTGCTATCTTTTCTTCTAATTCCTCCAAAACCTCCGGGATATTCTCCGGTTCCGGAGGGCTTTCCAGGGTTGGGTCTTCGTATAAAATCTTCTGAAGCCCTAAAATCCTTTCTTCTGTCTCCTTGGAACGAAGCAGCTTCAAAGACTCTAGTTTTCCTGCCTTTAAGATAAGCTTGTCTGCCCCATATATGTCTGCCAGCATATCATAGATGGCAGACACTCTTTTCTTTGTTTTTTCTTTCTGGGATAAGTTTTTTTGAAAGCGTTTTAATAGGGAATCTATGTTATCCGGCTCTAAATTCTTCATATGTTAATCCCTCCCCGCTGCAGCGAAAACCTTTTCTACCCTTCTTCCACTATTACTTCTATCTCCACAGATACTTCCGGATGCAGCTTCAGATTTAAGTTATAAGCACCCAGCCCCCGAATAGGATCTTTTAAGTCAATCTTCCGTCGGTCGATATTGAAACCCTGTTCCTGAAGCTTCTCGGCAATGTCTTTACTGGTAACCGAACCGAAAAGCTTGCCCCCTTCACCTACTTTAGCGCTGAGCGTTAGCTGGAGCCCCTTTAATTTCTCAGCCATGGCCTCCATCTTTTCCATTAGATTCTTTTCCTTGCGCTCAAGAATGTTCTTCTGCTTTTCCAGATCCTTCAATGCACTGGGAGTAGCTTCTACAGCCATCCCGTTGGGAATAAGATAATTGCGGGCATAACCCTGGGAAACATCCTTTACATCCCCTGCTTCACCTAACTTTTTTACTCCCTTGAGCAGTATTACCTTCATAGAAATCTCCTTTCTGTACAGCTTTAACTTTAATTCTCTAGTTAAAGTGATTTTTCCTTCTCTCCTGTAGAGTAGTTTATGGTAACTTTCTTTATACTTGGAAACAGTGAAAAGGGGGACACCTTTTTTAAAAAATGTCCCCCTCTAATTTCACCACACGGGTTTTTACTCCATTGTAATTTGCCCTTATCCAACAAACCCCATGCGTAAAATAAAAAACAGGATTTGCTGGTCAAGCCTGATTGCACATGCACCTTAATTTTAGGATATTACTCTATGGTATAGGGCAAAAGGGCAATATTCCGAGACCTTTTAATAGCCCTGGTAAGCTGTCTCTGGTGACTGGCACAATTACCGGAAATCCTACGGGGTAAGATTTTGCCCCGTTCCGTTATATAACGTCTGAGCTTATCAGCTGCCTTGTAATCGATACTTTTTACTTTTTCTACACAAAAATTACATACCTTTTTTCTTCCTTTTCTGCCTCGCTCTCTTCTCAAGCAGATCCCCGACTGCAAAAACAATAATACAGTCAGGTTACACCTCCTTTAGTTTATAACTAGTTTAAAAGGGGACATCATCTTCAGATACTTCTCCCCCCATGAAATCTTCATAAGAATCACCTTTGTTCTGTGAATCTTTTTTGTCGAGAAACTGAACATTGTCCGCAACAACCTCGGCTATAGTTCTCCTTTGACCGTCATCGGCCTCGTAGCTCCTGACCTGCAGCCTGCCGGTTACCGCTGCTAATCTGCCTTTACCTAGAAAATTGGCACAGTTCTCTGCCAGTTTTCTCCAGGCTACAATTCTAACAAAATCTGCTTCTCTTTCACCCTGTTGGTTAGTAAAGGGCCTGTTGACAGCCAAGGTAAAATTAACTACGGCGTTTCCCCCGGAAGGAGTATACCTCAATTCCGGATCCCGGGTAAGCCTTCCTACTAAAACTACTGAATTAATCATTTAACGCACCACCTTTTTTTTAATCTTCTTCTCTAACAATCAGGTAGCGCAGAACCTCTTCGGCTATTTTAAAAGACCTTTCCAGCTCGTCACAGGCTTTGGAGGGGGCAGTATAGTTCATCAAAACGTAAAAGCCTTCTTTTTGTTTTTTTACTTCATAGGCCAGCTTTCTTTTGCCCCACTTGTCCAGATTGGACACTTCTCCGCCTTCCCGTTCAACAATGGACTTGAATTT contains:
- a CDS encoding IS1634 family transposase, translated to MRLSISKSKNSTSLYVIKSTYENGVHSSKIVEKLGTVNDLSKKLNGQDPIEWAKKYIAELNQKEKEEKLDVLVKYSPSKVITKDEQRSFNGGYLFLQQIYYQLGLHKICKEMLGKYKVTYDLNSILSRLIYGRIIFPSSKLATYQLSSRFIEQPNFELQHIYRALEVIAKETDFLQSSLYNNSLKVSKRNTGVLYYDCTNYFFEIEQADGDKQYGPSKEHRPNPIIQMGLFMDGDGIPLAFSINKGNTNEQLTLKPLEKKILSDFNLSKFIVCTDAGLASKNNRKFNDREERAFITTQSIKKLKAHLKKWALDPNEWHLSNDVKTYDISKLDDEKAKNKMFYKERWIKENDLEQKIIVTYSIKYRDYQRKIRNSQIERAQKTIDSNPTKIKKCNQNDCRRFIKKTNFTPDGEIAEKEIYSIDTEVIAKEEAFDGFYAVCTNLEDDASEIIKVNNRRWEIEECFRIMKSEFKARPVYLSRDDRIEAHFTTCFISLIIYRLLEKKLGEKYTCSEIIRGLKDMNFHEIKGEGYTPTYTRTDFTDDLHEAFDFRTDYQIIKTKQMKKIFKATKK
- a CDS encoding adenylosuccinate synthase; the encoded protein is MGTIVVVGTQWGDEGKGKITDILAEKAGLVVRFQGGNNAGHTIVIEDKTYKLHLIPSGVFNPGTISIIGNGLVIDPEVLINEIKGLEIQGIDTSCIKISDRAHVIMPYHRRLDTLEEEKRQIKIGTTKRGIGPAYFDKISRTGIRIGELINPEEFSLRLKTVLESKNEIFEKIYGVESMNFEEIFEEYSQYALLLKDKVADTSILIDQAVEQGESVLFEGAQGVMLDIDHGTYPFVTSSNPTAGAVCVGAGIGPGRIDKVVGVVKAYTTRVGEGPFSTELFGELADSLREAGGEYGTTTGRPRRIGWMDAVVMRHARRLNALTHLAITKLDVLSGLPTVKICTGYELDGKVIKEWPASLGVLEKCKPIYEEMEGWTQDLSKIDRYEDFPPQAIAYVKRIEELANVPVSIVSVGPGRNQTKFLEEISF
- the dnaB gene encoding replicative DNA helicase, which translates into the protein MSNLLDKVPPHSLEAEQSVLGSMLLEREAIIAGSEHLKPQDFYREIHQKIFEAMLNLSDRGEPVDLVTLSEELRQNNQLELVGGVSYLTQVVDMVPTAANIVTYASIVREKAVLRQLIGVSSQIVSRCYDGGRELDEILDESEKMIFQVANRGDQRGYVVIKDILMETFERIEYLYEHKKGITGVPTGFVDLDNMTAGFQNSDLIIVAARPAMGKTTLALNMAQNVGTRQKLPVAIFSLEMSKEQLVMRMLCSQAGIDAHRLRRGFLTGDDWPKLVRAVGPLAEAPIYIDDTPAISVMEMRAKSRRLMAEHGLSIIFVDYLQLMQSHGRQENRQQEISLISRSLKALAKELNVPIVALSQLSRAVETRNDKRPVLSDLLESGGIEANADLVAFIYRDDYYRQDSQDKNIAEIIVAKQRNGPTGTIRLVFQDSFTRFQNASAEHMQETGT
- the lonC gene encoding Lon family ATP-dependent protease, which produces MKNLEPDNIDSLLKRFQKNLSQKEKTKKRVSAIYDMLADIYGADKLILKAGKLESLKLLRSKETEERILGLQKILYEDPTLESPPEPENIPEVLEELEEKIADLLARQSLEDSLQRKINKKMQEKHDEYMQDLKKQILTEQESAENSQTLKKLAVLEKKEHVRLSRSIMEVLRPSVLQEIVGQSSAVKSLLSKLAAPYPQHILLYGPPGVGKTTAARLALQAAKELSYTPFEREAPFEEVDATTLRWDPREATNPLTGSVHDPIYQGAKRDLVEGGIPEPKPGLVTDAHGGVLFIDEIGEMDLHLQSKLLKVLEDKRVFFDSAYYDPSDENIPQYIKKLFDEGAPADFILIGATTRSPSKISPALRSRCTEVYFEPLGPEDIKAIIIGAAGKLKVELSPEVPGIISEYTIEGRKAINILADAYGLALYEQVGEAANPKDTNVQIKSEEVYKVLQTARLAPHAPVKAGSKEQSGKIFGLGSFGYVGVVLEIEAAVFPSSNGKGSIRFNDTAGSMARDSVFNAVTAIKRLTGQDLNDYGLHVNVVGGGNIEGPSAGAAILAAMYSALKDLPIKTDLAVTGEISLQGTIKPVGGIQEKIYGAKQAGISKIFIPKANLKDVHTRFSEIQVIGVSTAKELLEQIF
- the rplI gene encoding 50S ribosomal protein L9 — encoded protein: MKVILLKGVKKLGEAGDVKDVSQGYARNYLIPNGMAVEATPSALKDLEKQKNILERKEKNLMEKMEAMAEKLKGLQLTLSAKVGEGGKLFGSVTSKDIAEKLQEQGFNIDRRKIDLKDPIRGLGAYNLNLKLHPEVSVEIEVIVEEG
- the rpsR gene encoding 30S ribosomal protein S18, which gives rise to MRRERGRKGRKKVCNFCVEKVKSIDYKAADKLRRYITERGKILPRRISGNCASHQRQLTRAIKRSRNIALLPYTIE
- a CDS encoding single-stranded DNA-binding protein; the protein is MINSVVLVGRLTRDPELRYTPSGGNAVVNFTLAVNRPFTNQQGEREADFVRIVAWRKLAENCANFLGKGRLAAVTGRLQVRSYEADDGQRRTIAEVVADNVQFLDKKDSQNKGDSYEDFMGGEVSEDDVPF
- the rpsF gene encoding 30S ribosomal protein S6; the protein is MQKYETMYILQSQLEEAKTEELIEKFKSIVEREGGEVSNLDKWGKRKLAYEVKKQKEGFYVLMNYTAPSKACDELERSFKIAEEVLRYLIVREED